GACTCTGTGCCTGCTGAGACCCCCTTGCCCACCATGCCCCCCAGGGTGTGGATGGTGATGCCAGCGTGCATGACCGGGTGCTCTGGGCGATGCACATCAGCGGGATGGACGACCTGCTCAAGTTTCTGGCCAGCGCCCAGGCGGAGCAGCAATGGGCCCTGCACGTCCTGGAGATCATCTCCCTCATGTTCCGTGACCAGGTGAGCCAGGGTGGGGGGCaatggggctggggaccccccccacagagcccccctgcagtgctgatGGCACTGCTTGCAGAGCCCGGAGGAGCTGGcggccctggggcaggggcaggcggCTGCGGAGCACGGGGAGGATACACGGGAGCTGGAGACCCTGCGGCAGCGGGAGCTGGCGGAGAAGAGGGTTCGAGCGCTGCAGCGCCCATCCAGGTGAGGTGGGGGGGACTCCCATGGTGAGGCTGCGGCCCCTGTGGTGGGGCTGGCGTCGCTCagcccctgtccccctgccccaggcactCCCGCTTCGGTGGCTCCTACGTCCTGCAGGGCCTGAAGGCAATCGGGGACCGGGACGTCGTCTTCCACAAGGGGCTGCACAATGTGAGTGTGGGGACGGGGATGTGGTGGGGGGGCAAAGGGATGACATGGGGGCACGAGTCTGGTTGTTCTATGTTTGTCCTCTGCAGCTGAAAAGCTACAGCCACGACCTGGGCAAGGAGACACGGCGGGTGCCGCGGCGGCGCCAGGCAGCCCCCGAGGCCGAGCCCCCGCGCCGCTCTGCCCGCAATGTCCGGCTCTTCCTGTGCCACTTCTGCCAGGACTTCCTGGAAGGCTGCTACAACCGCCTGATGCTGCTGGTCaaggtgaggggctggggggctgtgaCCCCCTCCCTGGGCTCAGGGACCCCTGCTGAGCCCCCCCCCACCATCCCCAGGACCAGCTGGTGCGGGAGAAGGCTCAGCAGCATGACGAGACCTACTACCTGTGGGCCACCGCCTTCTTCATGGCCTTCAACCGCCGCCGGGGCTTCCGCCCGGAGCTGGTGTCGGAGACAGTGGGCATCCGCGCCTTCCACTTCATCGAGCAGAACCTCACCACCTACTATGAGATGGCATTGATGGACAAGAAGGAAGCAGCGACCTGGGCCCGCAGGTGGGGGCTAGGACCCCTCCGGgtgcctgggacccccccccagggagTGGGGTCCTGCCctgacgctgcctgtccccaggatgCACCTGGCCCTGAAGGCGTACCAGGAGCTGCTGCGAACGGTGGAGGAGATGGACCGGTCCCCTGAGCAGGCAGTGCGGGACAGCAGCCAGGTCATCAAGAGTGAGTCTGTctctccctccatccatccatacCTGGGCAGGGAGTCTGACCTTGTCTTTGGCTGACCATCTCCTCCCCAGGCAACATTTTTTACCTGATGGAGTACCGGGAGCTCTTCCTCGCCCTCTTCCGCAAGTTCGATGAGACCAAGCAGCCACGCAGCTTCTTGCGGGACCTGGTGGAGACGGCTCATCTCTTCCTCCGCATGCTGGAGCGCTTCTGCCGGGGCCGTGCTAGCCTTGTGGTGCAGGTGGGATGCAGCTGCCCtgctggggggtccctggggtaCAGGGGAGCACCTCCTGACCCTGTCCTCACCCCTCAGAGCAAGCGTGTGcggaggaagaagaagaagccACGGGCACCCACATCCCTTGCCCCGCAGCCACCCAGCACTgcggagctggaggagctctGGGCAGGATTGGCCCCACAGCTCCAGGCCTGCCTGCAGGTAGGGGGAGGGATCTGGCCCCACAGGGGCCACTGGGTGTCTTGGCGAGGCGCAGGGTGACAGTGTCCCACCCCAGGGTGAGGTGACGCTCCCCGAGGACGTGGTGCCCTTCGACGCTGCCTCGGAGACACCGGTGGAGGAGCAGCGCACAGAGGCTCTGCTGCGGATCCAGGGGTGCCTGCGGGATGCCCAGGCCCCCCAGGCCCTGCGGCTGCTCCGCTCCGCCAGGTACCGGCACTGCAGTTCCCATCGCGTGCCCGGGCAGGGGCCTGGGGACACGGTACCAgcctgtcctgctcttcccagggACGTCTGGCCCGAAGGGGACGTGTTCGGACCCCCGGCTGCGGGGCCGCTCGAGGAGAcccggctgctgcaggagatCCTCTTTGCTCCCCTGCCCCGTGAGTCCCCAGCTGGCGGCACCGGGAGTGGCGGGCTCTGGGACACGTGCTCCAGGACCTTACCACCATCCCACTGCAGAGCACGTGCCCCCCGAAGCCGAGGagccagaggaagaggaagaggaggatgaggaagaggagagagagaccGTGCAGGTGTCAGAGAAGGAGTTCAACTTCCTTGACTACTTGAAACGGTGAGAGGGAatgggggggtccgggggtcCGGGGTGGCACCGCTAGCTGGGGCGGCCCCACTCAccggggctgctggggcaggtttGCCTGCGCCCCCGTGGTCCGGGCGCTCGTGTTGCTGCTGCGGGGGTACGCCCGCAACAGCCCCCGCACCAACCACTGCGCCGCCCGCCTGCTGCACCGCCTGGCCCGCGACCTGCACATGGAggccctgctcttccagctCTCCCTCTTCGCCCTCTTCCACCGCCTCCTCAGCGATCCCGCCGCCGGCGCGCACCAGGTCAGCTGGGGCCCAgctgcccctgagccccccgtgcccccagGGAGGGGTTCCCCCGGCATCTCCCAgcccctctttccctccctccacctgcagGAGCTGGTGGCATTGGCCAAGTTCATCCTGGGCAAGTTCTTCGCACTGGCGGCCACCAACAAGAAGGCCTTCGTGGAGCTGCTCTTCTGGAAGACCCCGGCAGCCATCCGTGAGATGACCGAGGGCTACGGCTCcctgcaggagggagaggggtgagtgtggggctggggcgggggctGCCGCCCTCCCATCACCTCTCCTcacctccttttctctctgggcagggctggcaggagccgGGTGCCCCCCTGGACAccccaggaggagcaggagctgcggGAGCTGTACTGGAAGTACAAGGAGGTGGAAGGTActggggctccccagggtggggggcagcgggagccCCAGGGTGTGGCGGGGGCTCCgtccctgcagcctcccactCCCGCAGGCGAGGACATCATCGCCGCCATCCTGGCCCATCTCCCGGCACCTGGACGGACGCGGAGGCAGGTGGTGAAGCAGCTGGTGCGGTTGGGGCTGGCCAGCAGTGCCAAGGACTTCCCA
The Phalacrocorax carbo chromosome 27, bPhaCar2.1, whole genome shotgun sequence genome window above contains:
- the TIMELESS gene encoding protein timeless homolog isoform X2, translating into MDWYMMNCELLATCSALGYLEGDVYHREPDCLESVKDLIRYLRHEDETRDIRQQLGAAQILQNDLLPILVQYPQDKVLFDAIVRLMVNLTQPALLCFGKVPPDATSRHHFLQVLSYLQAYKEAFASEKVFGVLSEKLYDLLQLDWEQRQEEDTLLIERILLLVRNVLHVPPDPTEEQGVDGDASVHDRVLWAMHISGMDDLLKFLASAQAEQQWALHVLEIISLMFRDQSPEELAALGQGQAAAEHGEDTRELETLRQRELAEKRVRALQRPSRHSRFGGSYVLQGLKAIGDRDVVFHKGLHNLKSYSHDLGKETRRVPRRRQAAPEAEPPRRSARNVRLFLCHFCQDFLEGCYNRLMLLVKDQLVREKAQQHDETYYLWATAFFMAFNRRRGFRPELVSETVGIRAFHFIEQNLTTYYEMALMDKKEAATWARRMHLALKAYQELLRTVEEMDRSPEQAVRDSSQVIKSNIFYLMEYRELFLALFRKFDETKQPRSFLRDLVETAHLFLRMLERFCRGRASLVVQSKRVRRKKKKPRAPTSLAPQPPSTAELEELWAGLAPQLQACLQGEVTLPEDVVPFDAASETPVEEQRTEALLRIQGCLRDAQAPQALRLLRSARDVWPEGDVFGPPAAGPLEETRLLQEILFAPLPQHVPPEAEEPEEEEEEDEEEERETVQVSEKEFNFLDYLKRFACAPVVRALVLLLRGYARNSPRTNHCAARLLHRLARDLHMEALLFQLSLFALFHRLLSDPAAGAHQELVALAKFILGKFFALAATNKKAFVELLFWKTPAAIREMTEGYGSLQEGEGAGRSRVPPWTPQEEQELRELYWKYKEVEGEDIIAAILAHLPAPGRTRRQVVKQLVRLGLASSAKDFPRERKGTGLVLWTQEQEEELVRLFEEFQGSEDILGNIMKHLTARRSRARVVEKLLGLGLVSERKELYKKRRRKGHGPGPDVAGTPAVPAQDSSAEDRDSEEEEEEEEEDEAEEGPMEEDWAPEEGAGQGLAHRLHQEGLAGPLRWLENCLRRTAGDREEDGVSHPVPLVPLSEENEDAMEDRRFRALLRQLGLRPPASEQESFWRIPAALTPQQLRHAAASIAHHGPNPPASPQGLLEPPRCPQDPGPEQLPAGQGSDSESEEPVPVPSPVQPGTKRRRELDSEDEDDGSSGAEPAPAAPSSQEDEEEDLQPLGRRKRVRLVEEEEEDD
- the TIMELESS gene encoding protein timeless homolog isoform X1, giving the protein MDWYMMNCELLATCSALGYLEGDVYHREPDCLESVKDLIRYLRHEDETRDIRQQLGAAQILQNDLLPILVQYPQDKVLFDAIVRLMVNLTQPALLCFGKVPPDATSRHHFLQVLSYLQAYKEAFASEKVFGVLSEKLYDLLQLDWEQRQEEDTLLIERILLLVRNVLHVPPDPTEEQGVDGDASVHDRVLWAMHISGMDDLLKFLASAQAEQQWALHVLEIISLMFRDQSPEELAALGQGQAAAEHGEDTRELETLRQRELAEKRVRALQRPSRHSRFGGSYVLQGLKAIGDRDVVFHKGLHNLKSYSHDLGKETRRVPRRRQAAPEAEPPRRSARNVRLFLCHFCQDFLEGCYNRLMLLVKDQLVREKAQQHDETYYLWATAFFMAFNRRRGFRPELVSETVGIRAFHFIEQNLTTYYEMALMDKKEAATWARRMHLALKAYQELLRTVEEMDRSPEQAVRDSSQVIKSNIFYLMEYRELFLALFRKFDETKQPRSFLRDLVETAHLFLRMLERFCRGRASLVVQSKRVRRKKKKPRAPTSLAPQPPSTAELEELWAGLAPQLQACLQGEVTLPEDVVPFDAASETPVEEQRTEALLRIQGCLRDAQAPQALRLLRSARDVWPEGDVFGPPAAGPLEETRLLQEILFAPLPQHVPPEAEEPEEEEEEDEEEERETVQVSEKEFNFLDYLKRFACAPVVRALVLLLRGYARNSPRTNHCAARLLHRLARDLHMEALLFQLSLFALFHRLLSDPAAGAHQELVALAKFILGKFFALAATNKKAFVELLFWKTPAAIREMTEGYGSLQEGEGAGRSRVPPWTPQEEQELRELYWKYKEVEGEDIIAAILAHLPAPGRTRRQVVKQLVRLGLASSAKDFPRERKGTGLVLWTQEQEEELVRLFEEFQGSEDILGNIMKHLTARRSRARVVEKLLGLGLVSERKELYKKRRRKGHGPGPDVAGTPAVPAQDSSAEDRDSEEEEEEEEEDEAEEGPMEEDWAPEEGAGQGLAHRLHQEGLAGPLRWLENCLRRTAGDREEDGVSHPVPLVPLSEENEDAMEDRRFRALLRQLGLRPPASEQESFWRIPAALTPQQLRHAAASIAHHGPNPPASPQGLLEPPRCPQDPGPAEQLPAGQGSDSESEEPVPVPSPVQPGTKRRRELDSEDEDDGSSGAEPAPAAPSSQEDEEEDLQPLGRRKRVRLVEEEEEDD